TTTCCCAAAATTGTCGGCCAGTGTTTTTTCTTATAGGCAAAAGTGAAAGCCAAAACATCCAAACAATGGCAAAATCACACCtgtagaaaaatgaaataacagccaatttggaagtgatttgggtCAGTGCTTTTAGCCCATAACGCTTATGTTAGCATAAGAGGTTTTATGAAGAAGCATCCACCAGTTAGATATAATTTGAAAACACTGTGTTGATAGTATTTTTGGTTATATGTTATCTCAGACTAAATACACTATTAGTGTGGATGAACTGCCAAAAAGGACATTTGGATTTATTGCATATATATTAGGCatcaattttagaaataaaaagagaatcCCAAATGAGGTGGTGGTTTGGTGGTGGTATGAACGAGAGACACAATGTTGAGCGATCCTTCCGccgtctttttatttatttgttgactTAGGAAGGTGCAAGGATGCTTGTAGGTGGAATCCTAGATGGTTCTCCAGCATCTGGTGTTCTTCTAAACCATTTTCCCACTCAAAGCACActcatttttttctcctctccCTCAGTCTATTTAAAGGTCGAGGAAGGCACAACAATTTCTCTACAACCTCACAAGATGGTGTTTCACAAGGTTTCTCCTACCATTTGCATTCTTCTTACAGTTTTACTTCTCTTCCTCTCTCAGGAAACCCTATCGCGGGAATTGATCCAAGTTGCACCATACGGTAAGTACTTTTCCTCAGTCATGCTCTTGGGGTTGCCGGTTATCGTGTCTACTTTATGCAGACCAGcaaaatttatttatggttTGGGTTCTTGCAGAAGATAAAACTGTGCACTTGGATAgtgagatacatggaagctgcTCCGATCGGGCCAAAAGTTTTAAGAACTGCCCACCTTCTCCCGGTATCCTTGGTTCCCCTCCCACCTAGTAATCTGGGTGATGCCTTAATGTTTCGTCCATCAGTTACTGGGAGATTTAAATGGGAAAAACAAGGAATGATTTCCTCTGCTGTTTTTATGGCTTCGAAGAGAAGACTAACTATATTTACATGTAATGAATAAAATGCTTGCTGCTTTCAGCATAGGTAGATTGGTTGGACTAAAAGCCAACCTCTCAAAACCATCCCTATTTCAATGATAGATAGGAATGAGAAACAATATGTGAAACAAGAGAAATTGGAGGCATCTCCAAGAGCATAGCAGTGACAATACAGACTTTGAAATAATGTCGATTCCTAATCTACTTGATCTAGGTTGTTTCAGGTCAGGCATTAAGAGAACAGTAAGCTCGTTTTAAAtgcaatgaaaaattaaaaataaaatcgtTTTCAATCATCATTCAGTCTTGCATGTGAACTGCAAAGCTTCTCAAGCAACAAGGCTCAAGAAATGCCAGCTTGAATCATGAAAGGCTCCAAAATAATCATCTGAAACTACCTTGATTGCAAATTCACACGTGAACTTTCGAACAGCCAAGATATGCCTCGAGGAATCAACAAGAGTTGAGCTCCTAAACTCTGATACATGCTGTTCATATGTCCCAAAGCTGTTCCCAAACAACACAATATTATTCAAACGCTCTGTTCTCCAATTTGCCTGTACAAGATTATTGTATAACTCTGCCTCACAGTGTGGCACGAAGAACAGTATAGGCTTTGAAGCTTGTCGCCGACCTTGCTCATTGACTGATAGAACAGAACAATCCAGGGCTTCCAACACTCTAGATTCTGTCGCAGAAAGAATTGGATCAAATACCTCGATATCCCCAATCCAACAGAACTTTCTTTTCAGCAAGATTGCCAGGC
This DNA window, taken from Vitis riparia cultivar Riparia Gloire de Montpellier isolate 1030 chromosome 13, EGFV_Vit.rip_1.0, whole genome shotgun sequence, encodes the following:
- the LOC117929397 gene encoding protein SENSITIVITY TO RED LIGHT REDUCED 1-like — protein: MNRVLGSELKMQMVLYGICSIESYEPPRLQLSLAILLKRKFCWIGDIEVFDPILSATESRVLEALDCSVLSVNEQGRRQASKPILFFVPHCEAELYNNLVQANWRTERLNNIVLFGNSFGTYEQHVSEFRSSTLVDSSRHILAVRKFTCEFAIKVVSDDYFGAFHDSSWHFLSLVA